A genomic region of Fodinisporobacter ferrooxydans contains the following coding sequences:
- a CDS encoding anaerobic sulfatase maturase yields the protein MSQSCLSSSNKGSIGVMWKTVSEDCNLACDYCYYSRVGGKIGPKVKRIDSRILEKFIKEYMSYSRGAVSFAWQGGEPLLAGLDFFEEVVHLQAKYAQPHTIISNAIQTNATLMNEDWARFLRKYNFLVGVSLDGPKEVHDARRVTRSGAGSFDRVMQGVRHLRDAKVDFNILTVIHENNIRHAKELMEFYVKEDFDYVQFIPCMDFRAQETNKSPNYLISPEDYGQFLCDTFDIWYNDGNPTMSVRFFDNMLSVYLHQEAELCIHRKTCPQTLILEQNGDAYPCDFFISDDYKLGNVGTDSLKDILSNLIYESFHSKKPNLPDKCKSCDFLHLCHGGCPRNRSWNIVDDTVEADYFCDSYYRIYSYAHERMLKLAEKIKANRLQDYLQRGGKLPGRNDPCICGSGKKFKKCCESYRYKSSVAL from the coding sequence ATGAGCCAGTCGTGTTTATCATCAAGTAATAAAGGCTCAATTGGCGTTATGTGGAAAACGGTTTCAGAGGATTGCAACTTAGCTTGTGACTATTGCTATTACAGTCGGGTTGGCGGCAAAATCGGTCCCAAGGTAAAACGAATTGATTCACGGATTCTAGAAAAATTTATTAAAGAATATATGTCTTATTCAAGAGGGGCTGTATCTTTTGCGTGGCAAGGAGGAGAACCTTTACTGGCGGGGCTTGATTTTTTCGAAGAAGTTGTTCATTTACAGGCCAAATATGCACAACCACATACAATTATCAGTAATGCTATCCAAACAAATGCAACATTGATGAACGAGGATTGGGCCCGCTTTTTGAGAAAATACAATTTTCTTGTTGGTGTAAGTTTGGATGGCCCAAAGGAAGTACATGATGCCAGACGGGTGACGCGTTCCGGGGCAGGTAGTTTCGATCGGGTTATGCAGGGCGTTAGACATTTACGGGATGCAAAGGTTGATTTTAATATACTTACTGTTATTCATGAAAACAATATTCGTCATGCTAAGGAATTAATGGAATTCTACGTAAAAGAAGATTTTGACTATGTGCAGTTTATTCCTTGTATGGATTTTCGTGCACAAGAGACAAATAAATCCCCCAATTATTTAATATCTCCCGAAGATTATGGACAATTTTTGTGTGATACATTTGATATCTGGTACAATGATGGGAATCCCACAATGTCCGTTCGTTTTTTTGACAACATGTTATCCGTTTATCTTCATCAAGAGGCCGAATTATGCATACACAGGAAAACATGTCCTCAAACGCTCATTTTGGAACAAAACGGAGATGCTTACCCTTGTGATTTTTTTATTAGTGATGATTACAAACTTGGAAATGTTGGTACTGATAGCCTAAAGGATATCTTATCAAATCTTATTTATGAGAGTTTTCATAGTAAAAAACCAAATTTGCCTGATAAATGTAAGAGTTGTGATTTTTTACATTTATGTCATGGAGGATGCCCAAGAAACCGTAGCTGGAATATCGTGGATGATACAGTAGAGGCAGATTATTTTTGCGATAGTTATTATAGAATTTACTCATATGCACATGAACGCATGCTTAAGTTAGCTGAAAAAATCAAGGCAAATCGATTGCAGGATTATTTGCAGCGTGGTGGTAAGCTTCCCGGTCGAAATGATCCTTGTATTTGTGGAAGTGGCAAGAAATTTAAGAAATGTTGTGAATCCTATCGATACAAATCGTCCGTTGCACTGTAA